One Eptesicus fuscus isolate TK198812 chromosome 11, DD_ASM_mEF_20220401, whole genome shotgun sequence genomic region harbors:
- the PRSS56 gene encoding serine protease 56 isoform X2, translating into MLLAMLLLLLPLPDPRFAQGHPLYMRLPPSTLQALSAQGTKALQVARRSARWAINLVAMEIQHRLHECQRPGRPRPQAPLLQDPPEPGPCGERRPGKVNVTRAGGRIVGGSAARPGAWPWLVRLRLSGRPLCGGVLVAASWVLTAAHCFAGAPNELLWTVTLAEGPRGEQVEEVPVNRILSHPKFDLRTFHNDLALVQLWTPVSPAGAARPVCLPQGPREPSAGTACAIAGWGALFEDGPEAEAVREARVPLLSADTCRRALGPGLRPSTMLCAGYLAGGIDSCQGDSGGPLTCSEPDPHPREVLYGITSWGDGCGEPGKPGVYTRVAVFRDWLQKQMTAPSSREPSCRELLAWDPPEEPPADAAPPCAFYARLCPGPKGACASLAHQQCLQRRRRCELRLLAHTLLELLRGAQELFGPSPRMRRQAPALARPAPSLRETPRHPAREQRLHPGSPAAGTVFPKRRLEQRGDTRDCPGLEPLRQKLATLQDTHAWILQVPPERLAMDFQEVLADLSSKTITGLFRAWVQAGLGDRHVVFGGLVGLEPATLARSLPRLLVQALQAFRLAAQAKAEPQGA; encoded by the exons ATGCTGCTGgctatgctgctgctgctgctgcccctcccagacccacggtTTGCCCAGGGGCACCCGCTGTACATGCGTCTGCCCCCCAGCACCCTGCAAG CTTTGTCGGCCCAGGGGACAAAGGCATTGCAGGTCGCCCGGAGGAGCGCCCGGTGGGCCATAAATCTAGTGGCGATGGAGATCCAGCATAGATTGCATGAGTGCCAAA GACCTGGGCGCCCCAGGCCTCAAGCCCCCCTGCTCCAGGACCCACCTGAGCCAG GGCCATGTGGCGAGAGGCGCCCGGGGAAGGTCAATGTGACGCGGGCCGGTGGCCGCATTGTGGGGGGCAGCGCGGCGCGgcccggggcctggccctggctggtgcggctgcGCCTCAGCGGGCGGCCTCTGTGTGGCGGCGTCCTGGTGGCGGCGTCCTGGGTGCTCACGGCGGCTCACTGCTTCGCAGG CGCCCCGAACGAGCTTCTGTGGACGGTGACGCTAGCCGAGGGGCCCCGGGGGGAGCAAGTGGAGGAGGTGCCGGTGAACCGCATCTTGTCCCACCCCAAG TTTGACCTGCGGACCTTTCACAACGACCTTGCCCTGGTGCAACTGTGGACGCCGGTGAGCCCGGCAGGGGCTGCGCGCCCCGTGTGTctgccccagggaccccgggagcccTCCGCCGGCACCGCCTGCGCCATCGCAGGCTGGGGGGCCCTTTTCGAAG ATGGGCCCGAGGCTGAGGCGGTGAGGGAGGCCCGCGTGCCCCTGCTCAGCGCAGACACGTGCCGAAGGGCCCTGGGGCCCGGGCTTCGCCCCAGCACCATGCTCTGTGCGGGTTATCTGGCCGGGGGCATCGACTCCTGCCAG GGTGACTCTGGAGGCCCCCTCACCTGTTCTGagcctgacccccaccccagagAGGTCCTGTATGGAATCACCTCCTGGGGGGACGGATGCGGGGAGCCAGGGAAGCCAGGGGTCTACACCCGTGTGGCCGTCTTCAGGGACTGGCTCCAGAAGCAGATGA CGGCCCCCTCCAGCCGCGAGCCCAGCTGCAGGGAGCTTCTGGCCTGGGATCCGCCCGAGGAGCCGCCGGCAGACGCCGCCCCGCCCTGCGCCTTCTATGCCCGCCTGTGCCCAGGACCCAAGGGCGCCTGTGCGTCCCTAGCGCATCAGCAGTGCCTGCAGCGCCGACGGCGATGCG AGCTGCGCTTGCTGGCGCACACgctgctggagctgctgcggGGCGCCCAGGAGCTATTCGGCCCGAGCCCGAGGATGCGGCGCCAGGCCCCGGCCCTGGCTCGCCCCGCTCCGTCGCTCCGGGAGACTCCTAGGCACCCCGCCCGCGAGCAGCGGCTGCACCCAG GATCACCGGCTGCAGGGACCGTATTCCCGAAGCGGAGGCTGGAGCAGCGCGGAGACACGCGCG ACTGCCCTGGCCTGGAGCCCCTGCGGCAGAAGTTGGCCACCCTCCAGGACACCCATGCCTGGATCCTTCAGGTCCCCCCAGAGCGCCTGGCCATGGACTTCCAGGAG gtcCTGGCCGATCTGAGCTCCAAGACGATAACGGGGCTCTTCCGAGCCTGGGTTCAGGCTGGCTTGGGGGACCGGCATGTGGTCTTTGGGGGCCTGGTGGGCCTGGAGCCAGCCACACTGGCTCGAAGCCTTCCCCGGTTGCTGGTGCAGGCCCTGCAGGCCTTCCGCTTGGCTGCTCAGGCCAAGGCAGAGCCCCAGGGAGCCTGA
- the PRSS56 gene encoding serine protease 56 isoform X1: MLLAMLLLLLPLPDPRFAQGHPLYMRLPPSTLQALSAQGTKALQVARRSARWAINLVAMEIQHRLHECQRPGRPRPQAPLLQDPPEPGPCGERRPGKVNVTRAGGRIVGGSAARPGAWPWLVRLRLSGRPLCGGVLVAASWVLTAAHCFAGAPNELLWTVTLAEGPRGEQVEEVPVNRILSHPKFDLRTFHNDLALVQLWTPVSPAGAARPVCLPQGPREPSAGTACAIAGWGALFEDGPEAEAVREARVPLLSADTCRRALGPGLRPSTMLCAGYLAGGIDSCQGDSGGPLTCSEPDPHPREVLYGITSWGDGCGEPGKPGVYTRVAVFRDWLQKQMSAAPSSREPSCRELLAWDPPEEPPADAAPPCAFYARLCPGPKGACASLAHQQCLQRRRRCELRLLAHTLLELLRGAQELFGPSPRMRRQAPALARPAPSLRETPRHPAREQRLHPGSPAAGTVFPKRRLEQRGDTRDCPGLEPLRQKLATLQDTHAWILQVPPERLAMDFQEVLADLSSKTITGLFRAWVQAGLGDRHVVFGGLVGLEPATLARSLPRLLVQALQAFRLAAQAKAEPQGA; this comes from the exons ATGCTGCTGgctatgctgctgctgctgctgcccctcccagacccacggtTTGCCCAGGGGCACCCGCTGTACATGCGTCTGCCCCCCAGCACCCTGCAAG CTTTGTCGGCCCAGGGGACAAAGGCATTGCAGGTCGCCCGGAGGAGCGCCCGGTGGGCCATAAATCTAGTGGCGATGGAGATCCAGCATAGATTGCATGAGTGCCAAA GACCTGGGCGCCCCAGGCCTCAAGCCCCCCTGCTCCAGGACCCACCTGAGCCAG GGCCATGTGGCGAGAGGCGCCCGGGGAAGGTCAATGTGACGCGGGCCGGTGGCCGCATTGTGGGGGGCAGCGCGGCGCGgcccggggcctggccctggctggtgcggctgcGCCTCAGCGGGCGGCCTCTGTGTGGCGGCGTCCTGGTGGCGGCGTCCTGGGTGCTCACGGCGGCTCACTGCTTCGCAGG CGCCCCGAACGAGCTTCTGTGGACGGTGACGCTAGCCGAGGGGCCCCGGGGGGAGCAAGTGGAGGAGGTGCCGGTGAACCGCATCTTGTCCCACCCCAAG TTTGACCTGCGGACCTTTCACAACGACCTTGCCCTGGTGCAACTGTGGACGCCGGTGAGCCCGGCAGGGGCTGCGCGCCCCGTGTGTctgccccagggaccccgggagcccTCCGCCGGCACCGCCTGCGCCATCGCAGGCTGGGGGGCCCTTTTCGAAG ATGGGCCCGAGGCTGAGGCGGTGAGGGAGGCCCGCGTGCCCCTGCTCAGCGCAGACACGTGCCGAAGGGCCCTGGGGCCCGGGCTTCGCCCCAGCACCATGCTCTGTGCGGGTTATCTGGCCGGGGGCATCGACTCCTGCCAG GGTGACTCTGGAGGCCCCCTCACCTGTTCTGagcctgacccccaccccagagAGGTCCTGTATGGAATCACCTCCTGGGGGGACGGATGCGGGGAGCCAGGGAAGCCAGGGGTCTACACCCGTGTGGCCGTCTTCAGGGACTGGCTCCAGAAGCAGATGAGCG CGGCCCCCTCCAGCCGCGAGCCCAGCTGCAGGGAGCTTCTGGCCTGGGATCCGCCCGAGGAGCCGCCGGCAGACGCCGCCCCGCCCTGCGCCTTCTATGCCCGCCTGTGCCCAGGACCCAAGGGCGCCTGTGCGTCCCTAGCGCATCAGCAGTGCCTGCAGCGCCGACGGCGATGCG AGCTGCGCTTGCTGGCGCACACgctgctggagctgctgcggGGCGCCCAGGAGCTATTCGGCCCGAGCCCGAGGATGCGGCGCCAGGCCCCGGCCCTGGCTCGCCCCGCTCCGTCGCTCCGGGAGACTCCTAGGCACCCCGCCCGCGAGCAGCGGCTGCACCCAG GATCACCGGCTGCAGGGACCGTATTCCCGAAGCGGAGGCTGGAGCAGCGCGGAGACACGCGCG ACTGCCCTGGCCTGGAGCCCCTGCGGCAGAAGTTGGCCACCCTCCAGGACACCCATGCCTGGATCCTTCAGGTCCCCCCAGAGCGCCTGGCCATGGACTTCCAGGAG gtcCTGGCCGATCTGAGCTCCAAGACGATAACGGGGCTCTTCCGAGCCTGGGTTCAGGCTGGCTTGGGGGACCGGCATGTGGTCTTTGGGGGCCTGGTGGGCCTGGAGCCAGCCACACTGGCTCGAAGCCTTCCCCGGTTGCTGGTGCAGGCCCTGCAGGCCTTCCGCTTGGCTGCTCAGGCCAAGGCAGAGCCCCAGGGAGCCTGA
- the ECEL1 gene encoding endothelin-converting enzyme-like 1 isoform X2, whose product MEAPYSMTAHYDEFQEVKYVSRCGTGGARGTSLPPGFPLGAGRSASGTRAGLPRWNRREVCLLSGLVFAAGLCAILAAMLALKYLGPGAAGSGACSEGCPERKAFARAARFLAANLDTSIDPCQDFYSFACGGWLRRHAIPDDKLTYGTIAAIGEQNEERLQRLLARPGGGPGGAAQRKVRAFFRSCLDMREIERLGPRPMLEVIEDCGGWDLGGAAERPGSSGHWDLNRLLYKAQGVYSAAALFSLTVNLDDRNSSRYVIRIDQDGLTLPERTLYLAQDEDSEKILAAYRVFMERLLSLLGANAVEQKAQEILQLEQRLANITVSEYDDLRRDVSSMYNKVTLGQLQKITPHLQWKWLLDQIFQEDFSEDEEVVLLATDYMQQVSQLIRSTPRRILHNYLVWRVVVVLSEHLSPPFREALHELAREMEGSDKPQELARVCLGQANRHFGMALGALFVHEHFSAASKAKVQQLVEDIKYILGQRLEELDWMDAETKAAARAKLQYMMVMVGYPDFLLKPEAVDKEYEFEVHEKTYFKNILNSIRFSIQLSVKKIRQEVDKWLLPPQALNAYYLPNKNQMVFPAGILQPTLYDPDFPQSLNYGGIGTIIGHELTHGYDDWGGQYDRAGNLLHWWTEASYRRFLRKAECIVHLYDNFTVYNQRVNGKHTLGENIADMGGLKLAYYAYQKWVREHGPEHPLHRLKYTHNQLFFIAFAQNWCIKRRSQSIYLQVLTDKHAPEHYRVLGSVSQFEEFGRAFHCPKDSPMNPAHKCSVW is encoded by the exons ATGGAGGCCCCATATTCAATGACTGCGCACTACGACGAGTTCCAGGAGGTCAAGTATGTGAGCCGGTGCGGCACGGGGGGCGCGCGCGGGACCTCGCTGCCCCCTGGCTTCCCGTTGGGCGCTGGGCGCAGCGCCTCCGGGACCCGGGCCGGGCTGCCACGCTGGAACCGGCGCGAGGTTTGCCTGCTGTCGGGGCTGGTGTTCGCCGCCGGCCTTTGCGCCATCCTAGCCGCCATGCTGGCGCTCAAGTACCTGGGCCCGGGCGCGGCGGGCAGCGGAGCCTGCTCGGAGGGCTGCCCCGAACGCAAGGCCTTCGCGCGTGCCGCCCGCTTCCTGGCCGCCAACCTGGACACCAGCATCGACCCGTGTCAGGACTTCTATTCCTTCGCGTGTGGTGGCTGGCTACGGCGCCACGCCATCCCCGACGACAAGCTCACCTACGGCACCATCGCGGCCATCGGCGAGCAGAACGAGGAGCGCCTGCAGCGCCTGCTGGCGCGGCCCGGGGGTGGGCCCGGCGGCGCGGCCCAGCGCAAGGTGCGCGCCTTCTTCCGCTCGTGCCTCGACATGCGCGAGATAGAGAGGCTCGGCCCGAGGCCCATGCTTGAGGTCATCGAGGACTGcggaggctgggacctgggtggCGCCGCCGAGCGCCCGGGGTCCTCGGGACACTGGGACCTCAACCGGCTGCTGTACAAGGCGCAGGGCGTGTACAGCGCCGCCGCGCTGTTTTCACTCACCGTTAACCTGGACGACAGGAACTCCTCACGCTATGTCATCCGC aTTGACCAGGATGGGCTCACTCTACCGGAGAGGACCCTGTACTTAGCTcaggatgaggacagtgagaag ATCCTGGCAGCTTACCGAGTGTTCATGGAGCGCCTGCTCAGCCTCCTGGGTGCCAATGCTGTGGAGCAGAAGGCCCAGGAGATCCTGCAACTGGAGCAGCGGCTGGCCAAC ATCACAGTGTCAGAGTATGATGACCTCCGTCGAGACGTCAGCTCCATGTACAACAAGGTGACACTGGGACAGCTGCAGAAGATCACTCCCCAT CTGCAGTGGAAGTGGCTGCTGGACCAGATCTTCCAGGAGGACTTCTCAGAGGACGAGGAGGTGGTGCTGCTGGCCACGGACTACATGCAGCAGGTGTCCCAGCTCATCCGCTCCACACCCCGAAG GATCCTGCACAACTACCTGGTGTGGCGCGTGGTGGTGGTCCTGAGTGAGCATCTGTCACCACCATTTCGAGAGGCTCTGCATGAGTTGGCACGTGAGATGGAGGGGAGTGACAAGCCCCAGGAGCTGGCCCGTGTCTGCCTGGGCCAGGCCAACCGCCACTTTGGCATGGCTCTTGGCGCCCTCTTTGTACATGAACACTTCTCAGCTGCCAGCAAAGCCAAG GTGCAGCAGCTGGTGGAAGACATCAAGTACATCTTGGGCCAGCGCCTGGAGGAGCTGGACTGGATGGATGCTGAGACCAAGGCGGCTGCTCGGGCCAAG CTCCAGTACATGATGGTGATGGTCGGCTACCCAGACTTCCTGCTCAAGCCCGAGGCCGTGGACAAGGAGTATGAG TTTGAAGTCCACGAGAAGACCTACTTCAAGAACATCTTAAACAGCATCCGCTTTAGCATCCAGCTCTCAGTCAAGAAGATCCGGCAGGAGGTGGATAA GTGGCTGCTTCCTCCACAAGCACTCAATGCCTACTATCTACCCAACAAGAACCAGATGG TGTTCCCTGCTGGTATCCTGCAGCCCACCCTGTATGACCCCGATTTCCCACA GTCTCTGAACTACGGGGGCATTGGCACCATCATCGGGCACGAGCTGACCCATGGCTACGACGACTGGG gggggcaatatGACCGCGCGGGCAACCTGCTGCACTGGTGGACAGAGGCCTCCTACCGCCGCTTCCTGCGCAAGGCTGAGTGCATCGTCCACCTCTACGACAACTTCACTGTCTACAACCAGCGG GTGAATGGAAAGCACACACTTGGCGAGAACATCGCAGATATGGGGGGCCTCAAGCTGGCCTACTAT GCTTATCAGAAGTGGGTGCGGGAGCATGGCCCAGAGCACCCACTGCACCGGCTCAAGTACACACACAACCAGCTCTTCTTCATTGCCTTTGCCCAG AATTGGTGCATCAAACGGCGGTCACAGTCCATCTACCTGCAGGTGCTGACCGACAAGCACGCACCTGAGCACTACAG GGTGCTGGGCAGTGTATCCCAGTTTGAGGAGTTTGGCCGGGCCTTCCATTGCCCCAAAGATTCGCCCATGAACCCTGCTCACAAGTGCTCTGTGTGGTGA
- the ECEL1 gene encoding endothelin-converting enzyme-like 1 isoform X1, with protein MEAPYSMTAHYDEFQEVKYVSRCGTGGARGTSLPPGFPLGAGRSASGTRAGLPRWNRREVCLLSGLVFAAGLCAILAAMLALKYLGPGAAGSGACSEGCPERKAFARAARFLAANLDTSIDPCQDFYSFACGGWLRRHAIPDDKLTYGTIAAIGEQNEERLQRLLARPGGGPGGAAQRKVRAFFRSCLDMREIERLGPRPMLEVIEDCGGWDLGGAAERPGSSGHWDLNRLLYKAQGVYSAAALFSLTVNLDDRNSSRYVIRIDQDGLTLPERTLYLAQDEDSEKILAAYRVFMERLLSLLGANAVEQKAQEILQLEQRLANITVSEYDDLRRDVSSMYNKVTLGQLQKITPHLQWKWLLDQIFQEDFSEDEEVVLLATDYMQQVSQLIRSTPRRILHNYLVWRVVVVLSEHLSPPFREALHELAREMEGSDKPQELARVCLGQANRHFGMALGALFVHEHFSAASKAKVQQLVEDIKYILGQRLEELDWMDAETKAAARAKLQYMMVMVGYPDFLLKPEAVDKEYEFEVHEKTYFKNILNSIRFSIQLSVKKIRQEVDKSTWLLPPQALNAYYLPNKNQMVFPAGILQPTLYDPDFPQSLNYGGIGTIIGHELTHGYDDWGGQYDRAGNLLHWWTEASYRRFLRKAECIVHLYDNFTVYNQRVNGKHTLGENIADMGGLKLAYYAYQKWVREHGPEHPLHRLKYTHNQLFFIAFAQNWCIKRRSQSIYLQVLTDKHAPEHYRVLGSVSQFEEFGRAFHCPKDSPMNPAHKCSVW; from the exons ATGGAGGCCCCATATTCAATGACTGCGCACTACGACGAGTTCCAGGAGGTCAAGTATGTGAGCCGGTGCGGCACGGGGGGCGCGCGCGGGACCTCGCTGCCCCCTGGCTTCCCGTTGGGCGCTGGGCGCAGCGCCTCCGGGACCCGGGCCGGGCTGCCACGCTGGAACCGGCGCGAGGTTTGCCTGCTGTCGGGGCTGGTGTTCGCCGCCGGCCTTTGCGCCATCCTAGCCGCCATGCTGGCGCTCAAGTACCTGGGCCCGGGCGCGGCGGGCAGCGGAGCCTGCTCGGAGGGCTGCCCCGAACGCAAGGCCTTCGCGCGTGCCGCCCGCTTCCTGGCCGCCAACCTGGACACCAGCATCGACCCGTGTCAGGACTTCTATTCCTTCGCGTGTGGTGGCTGGCTACGGCGCCACGCCATCCCCGACGACAAGCTCACCTACGGCACCATCGCGGCCATCGGCGAGCAGAACGAGGAGCGCCTGCAGCGCCTGCTGGCGCGGCCCGGGGGTGGGCCCGGCGGCGCGGCCCAGCGCAAGGTGCGCGCCTTCTTCCGCTCGTGCCTCGACATGCGCGAGATAGAGAGGCTCGGCCCGAGGCCCATGCTTGAGGTCATCGAGGACTGcggaggctgggacctgggtggCGCCGCCGAGCGCCCGGGGTCCTCGGGACACTGGGACCTCAACCGGCTGCTGTACAAGGCGCAGGGCGTGTACAGCGCCGCCGCGCTGTTTTCACTCACCGTTAACCTGGACGACAGGAACTCCTCACGCTATGTCATCCGC aTTGACCAGGATGGGCTCACTCTACCGGAGAGGACCCTGTACTTAGCTcaggatgaggacagtgagaag ATCCTGGCAGCTTACCGAGTGTTCATGGAGCGCCTGCTCAGCCTCCTGGGTGCCAATGCTGTGGAGCAGAAGGCCCAGGAGATCCTGCAACTGGAGCAGCGGCTGGCCAAC ATCACAGTGTCAGAGTATGATGACCTCCGTCGAGACGTCAGCTCCATGTACAACAAGGTGACACTGGGACAGCTGCAGAAGATCACTCCCCAT CTGCAGTGGAAGTGGCTGCTGGACCAGATCTTCCAGGAGGACTTCTCAGAGGACGAGGAGGTGGTGCTGCTGGCCACGGACTACATGCAGCAGGTGTCCCAGCTCATCCGCTCCACACCCCGAAG GATCCTGCACAACTACCTGGTGTGGCGCGTGGTGGTGGTCCTGAGTGAGCATCTGTCACCACCATTTCGAGAGGCTCTGCATGAGTTGGCACGTGAGATGGAGGGGAGTGACAAGCCCCAGGAGCTGGCCCGTGTCTGCCTGGGCCAGGCCAACCGCCACTTTGGCATGGCTCTTGGCGCCCTCTTTGTACATGAACACTTCTCAGCTGCCAGCAAAGCCAAG GTGCAGCAGCTGGTGGAAGACATCAAGTACATCTTGGGCCAGCGCCTGGAGGAGCTGGACTGGATGGATGCTGAGACCAAGGCGGCTGCTCGGGCCAAG CTCCAGTACATGATGGTGATGGTCGGCTACCCAGACTTCCTGCTCAAGCCCGAGGCCGTGGACAAGGAGTATGAG TTTGAAGTCCACGAGAAGACCTACTTCAAGAACATCTTAAACAGCATCCGCTTTAGCATCCAGCTCTCAGTCAAGAAGATCCGGCAGGAGGTGGATAAGTCCAC GTGGCTGCTTCCTCCACAAGCACTCAATGCCTACTATCTACCCAACAAGAACCAGATGG TGTTCCCTGCTGGTATCCTGCAGCCCACCCTGTATGACCCCGATTTCCCACA GTCTCTGAACTACGGGGGCATTGGCACCATCATCGGGCACGAGCTGACCCATGGCTACGACGACTGGG gggggcaatatGACCGCGCGGGCAACCTGCTGCACTGGTGGACAGAGGCCTCCTACCGCCGCTTCCTGCGCAAGGCTGAGTGCATCGTCCACCTCTACGACAACTTCACTGTCTACAACCAGCGG GTGAATGGAAAGCACACACTTGGCGAGAACATCGCAGATATGGGGGGCCTCAAGCTGGCCTACTAT GCTTATCAGAAGTGGGTGCGGGAGCATGGCCCAGAGCACCCACTGCACCGGCTCAAGTACACACACAACCAGCTCTTCTTCATTGCCTTTGCCCAG AATTGGTGCATCAAACGGCGGTCACAGTCCATCTACCTGCAGGTGCTGACCGACAAGCACGCACCTGAGCACTACAG GGTGCTGGGCAGTGTATCCCAGTTTGAGGAGTTTGGCCGGGCCTTCCATTGCCCCAAAGATTCGCCCATGAACCCTGCTCACAAGTGCTCTGTGTGGTGA